A region of the Streptomyces sp. NBC_00442 genome:
TGGTCGTCGACCAGTAGGACGCGGATCGCCACGGGTACTCCTCATCAGATTGCTGGACCCGGCCCATTCTGCCCTGCTCACCCCGGGCCGGTCCGTCCGGGCACGGCCGCCGCGGCCCCGCCCGGAGCACCCGGAGGAGCGGGCCGCCGACCGCCGGAAACCGGTGGGCTCAGCCTGCCGGATCGGACACCGGGACGATGGACAGCGGGTATACCGGGGGAGTCCCCCCGAATTCCGGGCAGACCGCCTGATGGTCGCACCAGCCGCACAGTTTGGTCGGCCGCGGCCGCCAGTCACCCGTCTCCGTGGCGAGCCGGATCGCCTCCCACAGCGCGAGCAGCTTCCGCTCCACCTGCACCAGGTCCGCCTCGACCGGGTCGTACGTCAGCACGTCACCACTGCCGAGGTAGACCAGCTGAAGCCTGCGCGGCACCACCTGCTTCAGGCGCCACACCACCAGGGCGTAGAACTTCATCTGGAAGAGCGCGCCCTCCGCGTACTGCGGCCGGGGGGCCTTGCCCGTCTTGTAGTCGACGATCCGAACCTCGCCGGTGGGAGCCACGTCCACCCGGTCGATGACCCCGCGCAGCCGCAGCCCCGAATCCAGCTCCGTCTCCACGAAGAACTCCCGCTCCACCGGCTCAAGACGTGTGGGGTCCTCCAGCGAGAACCAGCGCTCCACGAGCCGCTCGGCCTCGCCGAGCCAGCGGGCGAGCCGCTCGCCCTCGGCGTCCTCGGCGAACAGCTCGGTCAGCTCCGGCTTCGCCTCG
Encoded here:
- a CDS encoding RecB family exonuclease, whose translation is MSTSTGGAAAAQQPTSLSPSRANDFMQCPLLYRFRVIDRLPEKPSEAATRGTLVHAVLERLFDDPAAERTAPRAKSMIPGQWDRLLEAKPELTELFAEDAEGERLARWLGEAERLVERWFSLEDPTRLEPVEREFFVETELDSGLRLRGVIDRVDVAPTGEVRIVDYKTGKAPRPQYAEGALFQMKFYALVVWRLKQVVPRRLQLVYLGSGDVLTYDPVEADLVQVERKLLALWEAIRLATETGDWRPRPTKLCGWCDHQAVCPEFGGTPPVYPLSIVPVSDPAG